CGGAGCGACACCCGCTCGAACGCCTCCGCGTACAGCAGCGGCCACTGGACGCTCTCGCGCAACCGCTCTTTCACCGCGTCGAGTCCCCCCACGTCCGCCCACGACACCTCCGGCACCTCGACGAACACCTCGCGGAGCGCCGATGGTTCGGTGGTCCGGAGGGCCGCCTCGACGTCCGCGGCCGTCACTGTCGCGTCGTCGGCGTCGATCGAGCTGAACACGTCGCCAGCCGCGGGGTCGACCGCGTCGGCGTCCCCGTCCGTCTCGGGTCGCAGGCGTCTGATCGCCCGCATCACGCTCTCCCGCAGGAGGTTCTCGAGGTCGCTCCCGACGAAGCCGTGGGTGCGCTCGGCGTACGCCGACAGGTCGACGTCGTCGGCCAGGGGAATCGATCGGGTGTGGATCCGGAGGATCTCCTCGCGCCCGTCGCGGTCGGGCACACCGATCTCCACCTCGCGGTCGAACCGCCCCGGTCGGCGTAACCCCGCGTCGATCTCCTCCGGCCGGGTCGTCCTCCCGATCACGACGGTTCGGCTCCGCCGGTCGAGGTCGTCCATGACCGCGAGCAGTTGGGCGACGGCTCCACCGTCGCCGTCGACCCCGTCCTCGCGCCCTCCGGCGATGGCTCCGAGGTCGTCGACGAGGACGATCGCGGCGTCGTGCTCCGCGGCCGACTCGAACAGCTCGCGGAGGCGTGCCTCCGTCTCCCCGGCGTACTTCGAGCGGATGGCCGACCCCGAGACCGCCTCGACGTGCACGTCGGTCTCGTGGGCGACGGCCCGGGCCACGAGGCTCTTTCCCGTGCCGGGCGGGCCGTGCAAGAGCAGGCCCGTCGGCGGGTCGACGCCGAAGCGCTCGAAGACGTCCGGATGGCGCAGGGGGAGTTCGACCGTCTCGCGGATCTGGGCGAGTTCGTCGGCGAGCCCGCCGACGTCGTCGTAGCTGACGGGCCGCGGAGCCAGCCGCGGGGCCGACGCGTCGGAGGGGTGCCCGTTCGTCGCCTCCGCCGACTGCCCCGGTCTCGCTTCGGCCGCCCTGTCGCCGTCGACCGTCTCGGCCGCATCGCCGGCGACGGTGAGCGTGGTCCACTCGCGGACGACGACCGGGCCGTCGGGCTCCGTGTCGACCACGTGGATGTGGTAGCGGTGTGCCGCGTCCGCGGTGTAGCCCCCGCCCCCCGCCGCCGTCTCGAGGGCGACGCCGAGCGTCTGGTCCGCGAGCACCGCCCGTCCGACCAGCGCGTCGCGGAACGAGAGCGCGCGGTCGCCGTCGTCCGTCATCGGTGGCAGCGCGACGGTCACGGCGGTCGCGTCCTCCACCGCCGCCTGTTCGACGGTCACTTCGTCGCCCACGTCGGCGTCGAGCGCACGCCGCAGGTATCTGTCGACGCGGATCGCGTCCGCGCCCGCCCGGTCGTCGCCGGCACGGATCCGGGCGACCGTCTCGTCCCCGTCCGGCCCGACGAGCCGCACGTACGCTCCCTCGCTCACCCCGACTGCGTCCATCGCCGACGGCCCGAGGACGGCGACCCCGTCCTCGGCGTCCGCCCGCGACACCGGTTTCACCGTCAGCGTCATCGGTTCTGCCCGTCCTTCGCGGCCGGACGTACATCAATTACGGGGGCGGCAGCGCCCCGACGGACGACCCGTCCGATCGGGGACAGTCCCGCCGGTTGACAGGCCAGTTTTTCGGCGGGGGCCGCGGGACGGGCACCGACTTCGAACCGCGGACTCGCCCGAGGGACCGCTCAGATTCCGAGTGGGGACGCGATTAATGCAATCTTGCTGACGACGTATCTAACGGGCGACCTCACATTCCGAAGCGTCCGCGAAAGACGTGCGAGGGATCCGATGTGCGTGGATATTCAACCTTTATTTATAAATTCTCCCACGAACTTATAACAAATCCGATAGCTTGAACAATGTTTAATAATTATAAACCGTAGATCAAATTGCCCCCATGGGAGAGACACAGAAGCCAAAGGTAACTGCCCGCGAACGACGCGAGTTGGCAGCGCGCCTCGGTGTCGACGAGTCACGGACGGAGGAGAGTCCCACGCTGAGTGACCTCAAACGGGCGATCGAGACGGAGACCGACCCGGAGTTCGTCTCGATCGGCGAGGCCATCCGGGGGGACCTCACCGGCAAGCTCGACGCCGAGCTCATCGAACGAAACCTCGACGCGTTCGAGGAACGGATCGAGCGGTTCGACGAAGTCCGGGAGGCCGGCATCCCGGGCGGCGAAACGGAAGCCGAAGAGCTGTACAGAGAGGTAATCGCCCCCGCCTTCGCGGTGTACGATCACCTCGAAGCGGTCGGCTTCTTCGAGAGCATCGAGGAGAATCTCCCAGCGTTCACGGAAGAGCACATCGACAGCACGGCACACGAGTTGCTCCAGGCAGATCCGCTGACCGACGCGCTGACCGCGGTCGGGTTCGACGAACACGAGCAGACGGCGCTGATGATGAACGTGGTCAACAACGACACCCGGCTCTCGCGGTGGACGCCCACCAGCGAGATCCCCGACGGTGTCGAGTTCAACGTCGACTACGTGCCGCCGCTCCACATGCGAGCCATGGGCGGATCCTTGCTCTGGATGAAGGCACTGGACGACCACCTGTGGAAGAAGAAGGTGCTCATCACGGAGGAGATTCTCGACGACGCACACTGGCGGAGCAAGGCGATGCTCGCGGGGCTCGACGTGATGATCCGTGCCGCCCGCGCCGTCGCGGTGGGTGACGAGGACGAACTCACCGACGCGCAGGTGACCGCCGGACTCATCGCGGGGTCGGCGGTGTGTATCGTCAACCAGGAGGAACTGATGAAGGAGGCGTTCTGGATCACGGAGGAGAAACGCAAGCCGAGCGAGGCACGCTAACACCGACTTTACCCGAGAGCACCGTCAGCACAGCACCCATCAGCAACACACGATATCCCTACACACGCACACAATGGCGACAGAGGAAAACAAAGCAGTCAAGGCAGCGAGCGAGACGATCGTCGAAGAGACCGAACTCGGCTATCAGGTGTTCAACGCACCCGACGAGCCGGTGTTGGACCAGCACGACACGGACCGCATCCCGCGGTTCGACGTCACCCAGGAGATGCTCACCAACTCCGGCGACGACCCCGAGAGTTGGCTGATGTTCGCCAACAACTACGAGGCGCACCGCCACACCGCCGCCGACGCGATCACCAAGGAGAACGTCGGGGAGCTCGAACTGGAGTACGACATCACGGTCGGCGCGAACTCCAGCATGGAGGGCTCGCCCGTCGTCGTGCCGGGGGACCCGCCCGTCATGTACCAGACGAACGGGCCGAGCCACGTGAAGGCGCTCGACGCCCGCACCGGCGAGATCCTCTGGGCGTACACGTACCCCGCACCGGACGACGCCGTGCTCTGCTGTGACGACAACAACCGCGGCGTCGCCGTCTGGAAGGACAAGGTGTTCCTCACCTCCCTGGACTCCGGCGTGCAGGCGCTCAACCGCTACACCGGCGAGGAGGAGTGGTACGCCTCCACCGCCGACCACAAGGAGGGGTACTCCGCGACGTGGGCGCCCATCATCTACGACGGCATGCTCTTTACGGGCAGTGCCGGCGGCGAGTACGGCGTCCGCGGCTTCCACTGCGCGTTCGACGCCGAGACCGGCGAGGAGCTCTGGCGCACGCTCACCTGCCCCGAAGAGGAGTACGTCGGCGACTCGATCAAGCAGTCCGGCGGCACCAACTGGATGAGCCCGACGATCGACACGGAGCGAGAACTGGTCCTGATCAACGTCGGGAACCCGAGCCCCGACTTCAACGGGACGGTCCGGCCGGGGCCGAACCGCAACACGTGTTCGACGCTCGCGCTCGACATGCACACCGGCGAGATCCAGTGGGAACACCAGGAGTCGGCCCACGACATCTGGGACTACGACGCGGGGAACATGCGGATCCTTATCCGCGACCTCGAGATCGACCACCGCGACTACGAGGGCGACGTCGTCTACAGCGGCGGCAAGACGTCGTTCGGCTACACGATGGACGCCGACACGGGCGAACTGCTCGTCCGCTCGGAGGCGATGACCCAGCAGATCAACTTCCTCAAGATGGTGCCGCACGTCGAGGAAGAGCGCGAGTACGTCATGCTCCCCGGTCTCCTCGGCGGTGTCGACTGGCAGCCCGCGACCTACTGCCCCGCGACCGGCCTCGTCTACCACAAGACGCTCAACACGCCGCACAAGGTCGCCTGGCGCAACGAGGAGTTCCGCCCCGGTGAGAAGTTCTGGGGCGGCATCGTCGACGTCGAACCCGACGAGGAACACATCCCCGACGAGTACAACGGCCACATCTCCGCCGTCGTCGCCGTCGACCCGGCCACAGGCCAGGTCAAGTGGCGCGACTGGATCGACTCGGACCGCTACCTCTGGGGCGGCCTGATGTCCACGCCGACGGGGCTCGTCTTCGGCGGCACGCAGAACGGCCAGATGGTCGCCTGGGACGGCGAGACCGGCGAGCGCCTCTGGGAGTTCGACCTCTCTGACAAGGCCATCTCCGGCGACCCCGTCTCGTGGTACGACCCCGGGGAAGGCAAACAGTACATCGCGATCCAGGTCGGCGGCAGCGGCTTCG
This Salinigranum marinum DNA region includes the following protein-coding sequences:
- a CDS encoding AAA family ATPase, with translation MTLTVKPVSRADAEDGVAVLGPSAMDAVGVSEGAYVRLVGPDGDETVARIRAGDDRAGADAIRVDRYLRRALDADVGDEVTVEQAAVEDATAVTVALPPMTDDGDRALSFRDALVGRAVLADQTLGVALETAAGGGGYTADAAHRYHIHVVDTEPDGPVVVREWTTLTVAGDAAETVDGDRAAEARPGQSAEATNGHPSDASAPRLAPRPVSYDDVGGLADELAQIRETVELPLRHPDVFERFGVDPPTGLLLHGPPGTGKSLVARAVAHETDVHVEAVSGSAIRSKYAGETEARLRELFESAAEHDAAIVLVDDLGAIAGGREDGVDGDGGAVAQLLAVMDDLDRRSRTVVIGRTTRPEEIDAGLRRPGRFDREVEIGVPDRDGREEILRIHTRSIPLADDVDLSAYAERTHGFVGSDLENLLRESVMRAIRRLRPETDGDADAVDPAAGDVFSSIDADDATVTAADVEAALRTTEPSALREVFVEVPEVSWADVGGLDAVKERLRESVQWPLLYAEAFERVSLRPPTGILLYGPPGTGKTLLAKAVANEADSNFISVKGPELLDKYVGESEKGVREVFAKARENAPTVVFFDEIDAIATERGSGTTTGVTERVVSQLLTELDGLEDLKDVVVVATTNRPGLVDDALLRPGRFDRHVHVGVPDEAGRREIFTVHTEGRPLADDVDLDHLARETEGYVGADIEAVCREAATAAVRSHVTTGEPVEEITLTAAGFEQALDEVDASEDGDGRFDDFEERMERRDGG
- a CDS encoding pyrroloquinoline quinone-dependent dehydrogenase, which codes for MATEENKAVKAASETIVEETELGYQVFNAPDEPVLDQHDTDRIPRFDVTQEMLTNSGDDPESWLMFANNYEAHRHTAADAITKENVGELELEYDITVGANSSMEGSPVVVPGDPPVMYQTNGPSHVKALDARTGEILWAYTYPAPDDAVLCCDDNNRGVAVWKDKVFLTSLDSGVQALNRYTGEEEWYASTADHKEGYSATWAPIIYDGMLFTGSAGGEYGVRGFHCAFDAETGEELWRTLTCPEEEYVGDSIKQSGGTNWMSPTIDTERELVLINVGNPSPDFNGTVRPGPNRNTCSTLALDMHTGEIQWEHQESAHDIWDYDAGNMRILIRDLEIDHRDYEGDVVYSGGKTSFGYTMDADTGELLVRSEAMTQQINFLKMVPHVEEEREYVMLPGLLGGVDWQPATYCPATGLVYHKTLNTPHKVAWRNEEFRPGEKFWGGIVDVEPDEEHIPDEYNGHISAVVAVDPATGQVKWRDWIDSDRYLWGGLMSTPTGLVFGGTQNGQMVAWDGETGERLWEFDLSDKAISGDPVSWYDPGEGKQYIAIQVGGSGFVGRGPRGDRLAVFSVEA